Part of the Labrenzia sp. PHM005 genome is shown below.
CCAATGGCTTTTGCCGAGGTCTATTTGGCGCTCCAACAAGGGGTCGTGGATGCTCAGGAAAATCCGCTTCCCACAATTCAATTCAAGAAATTCTATGAAGTTCAGTCGAACATCAATTTGACCGGCCATATCACCAATTCACTGGCGGTCGTTGTCTCTCCGGTCACCCTGGCCAAGATGGGCGCTGATGGTCCACTTTTCCTGGAAGCCCTGGTTGAAGCTGCGTCGGCAACATCGGATGAAATCGTTCAATCTGAAGCAGCACTTGTCGATTGGTTCCGCGAACAGGGTGTAACCGTCAACGAAGTTGATCGTAAGCCGTTCATGGACGCCGTGGCTCCGCTACTGTCCGGCAACGATGTTCCGTGGGATGCCGAAGTCTTCGCCCGCCTCCAATCCATCGAAGAATAAGAGCACACCCAGGCCCGGCCAACTGCCGGGCCTGGAAATATTATGATGGGCTTGGGGGGAACCATGACCGACACACACGCGCCACCTGATATCGATTTCGAAACGCTGGCCTCTGAGGACGATGATCACTTCAAATCCTATCGGATCTTTGCCGCCGACTATGTCCTGATAGCTGTCTTCGCAATGCTGTTCGGAGTGGTGTTTCTGCAATTTTTTACGCGCTACATACTGAACGACTCTGTGTCGTGGACAGAAGAAGCCGCCCGATACCTGCTGATACTGCTGAGCTTTGCAGGTGCGATCCGGTGCCAGGTCATGGGATCCAATATCGCACTTGAATTCGTGGACAAATACTACGGCCGCGCGATCACCTTCGTTCATCTTTTCGCGCTTGCGGCAACCATTGTTTTGTTTGCAGTCTTGGCCTGGTCCGCTTTGGATTTGATCCAAAGGACAGCGTTCCAAAACATGGTGTCCCTACCGTTTCCCAAATACTACCTCTACGCCACCGTCATGGGGCTTGTCCTCGTGAACCTTTGTGTCATGGCGGCCCAATTGGCTCGCCGTACTTTGGCGATAAAAGCGAGCTGACAACATGGCCTTGACCCTTTTGTTCGGGACCCTTTTTGCGCTGATGATCCTGCGCGTCCCAATTGCCTTTTCACTTGCCTTATCGTCCTTTGTTTACATCCTGTATGAAGGATTACCGCCCGTCCTGTTGATGCACACGATGGTCAATGGGATGGACAGTTTTCCGTTGTTGTCCATTCCGTTCTTCATCCTGGCCGGCGCGTTGATGAACAGCGCAGGAATTACCGCGCGGATATTTGGTTTTGCGCGCGCGGTCGTCGGTTGGCTGCATGGCGGACTGGGGCATGTGAATGTCGGCGCGAGCATCATCTTTGCGGGCATGTCAGGGGCCGCAGTCGCGGACGCCGGAGGCCTGGGAGCCATCGAGATTAAGGCGATGCGCGAAGCTGGCTATGACGACGACTTCAGCGTCGGCATAACTGCCGCGTCTTCAACAATTGGACCCATTATTCCCCCGTCCCTGCCGTTGGTTATTTTCGGTGTCATGGCATCGGTATCAATCGGAAAACTGTTTGTTGCCGGTATCGTACCAGGCCTTTTGATGGCCTTTTCGCTGTCTGCAATGATTTGGTGGATGGCCCGCACGCGCAATTATCCGCGCGATGTCGCCTTTAGCCCGAAGACGATCGCAACACGGTTCCGCGCAGCGTTTTTGCCGCTGATGACACCAGTAATAATCGTCGGTGGAATCGTATCCGGTGCGTTTACGCCAACAGAAGCCGCCATATGCGCCGCGGCCTACGCATTGCTGTTGGGCATCGTCGTCTACCGAAGCCTGGACGCTCGAAAGCTGGCAGTGATCTCACTTGAAACCATTGAGACCACGGCCGCGATTATGATGATTGTCGGTGCCGCGACCGTTTTTGCCTGGATCTTAACGGCAAACCAAGTTGCCGCTCATTTCGCTGAACTTGTCCTCTCCTTTACCGATAACAAAGCCGTCGTACTGCTGCTCATTATGGGTCTGGTTTTGCTGGTCGGATTGTTCATGGAGACGATCGCTGCGATCTCTATTCTCGTGCCCGTTTTGATGCCGATTGCCGCTCAATTCGGGATTGATCCGGTCCACCTCGGGATCATTGTTATCCTCAATCTGATGCTGGGGCTGCTGACACCGCCAGTTGGAATGGTTCTGTTCGTTCTGGCACGTGTTTCAAAGATCCCCTTCGAAGACTGCGTCCGGGCAACTCTGCCATTCCTTGTGCCGTTGTTGGCCGTGCTCCTGCTGCTGACATTCGTGCCCGGATTGGTGTTGTGGTTACCCAATCTTCTCTACGGCAGCTAGGTCTCCATTGAACAACGTCTTACCGGCCTCTCAGGATGCGCCGAAACAAAACTACCGCCTTAAGCAGGCGCAGTCTTGAAACGAAAGACCCGATTTAAAGGACCAACGTAATGGCTCGCATCGCTTGCGTTGAAATACTGATGGTGGACTTGAAGCCGAAGGTTCTGCGGACGGACGCGACTCAAAGCTTCGTCAGTCAGGAAACCCCTCTCGTTCGGATTACGGACACCGATGGAGCCGTCGGCGTCGGCTACACCTACACGATTGGAACCGGTGGTCCGTCTGTCGTGGCACTTTTACAAAACACACTCGCTCCCCGCCTCATAGGACAGGAAGCAGACGCCATCCAGGCAATCTGGCGGGACATGCTGTTGAGTACACATGCGACGGCGGTCGGAGCCATAACGTCGCTTGCTATGGCAGCCGTTGACACAGCCCTCTGGGACCTTCGCTGCAAGCGCGCGAACCTGCCGCTTTGGATCTTGGCCGGTGGCGCCCGTGAGAGTGTCCCGCTCTACACCACGGAAGGTGGTTGGTTGCATATCGAGCCAAACGCCCTGATCGAAGATGCGCTCGAAGTTCAAGCAAAAGGGTTTCTCGGCTCCAAGATCAAGATCGGCAAACCACACCTGAGTGAAGACCGCGCAAGATTGCAAGCTCTTCGCACGGCGGTGGGTCCAGACTATGAGATCATGGTGGATGCCAATCAGTCCTTCAATCTGTCCGAAGCAATCCGCCGCGCCAGAATGCTCGAGGACTTCAACATTGGCTGGTTTGAAGAACCCCTGCCCGCAGATGACGTTGGTGCACACGCGCAACTGGCAGCGCAGACGACTGTGCCGATCGCAGTCGGCGAGAGCATGTATTCGCTCAGCCAGTTCAAGGATTATCTGAGCGCAGGGGCCGCCTCTGTTGTGCAAGCCGATGTAGCGCGTGTCGGCGGCATAACGCCTTGGCTGAAAATCGCACACTTGGCAGAGGCCTACAATATCGCCATTTGCCCGCACTTCCTGATGGAGCTGCATGTGAGCCTTGTCTGCGCCGTGCAAAACGCCCGTTGGCTGGAATACATCCCGCAGCTTGATTTGATCGCTCCGCAAAGCATGCGCATTGACGCCGGCCGCGCCTATCCCTCCCAGGAACCGGGCCTGGGGATCAACTGGGACTGGGATGCCATCGCGCATGAAACCGTGATGTCTCCGGTCGAAATCATGGAGGCCGCCTGATGGAGCACTCGATCAGGACGGCGCATCCGCACCCCATGCGGTCAAATGCGAGCTGGGATCCCAACGGATCGCGGCAGAAACCGGCTGAGTGGCGGTCGGACGCGCCATGACTTTGAGCGGATAGGAAAAATGAAACAAACCGAAAAACTGATCTGCTTGCATGATGCCGACAATGTGTTGGTGGCACTTGGAGCAGTTGAACCTGGAGTGGTCGATCTGGCCAATGGCGAACAAATCACCCTGACCACCGCGGTTACGCTCGGCCACAAGGTTGCGCTGATGCCGATCCCCTCAGGGGCTTTGGTCGTGAAATACGGAATGCCAATCGGCATTGCCACAAAGGACATCGCGGTTGGTGAGCATGTGCATGTGCACAACATCGCATCCCGATACACCGCAACCCACTACCGCGATGACGACGCAGGACTGAACAATGACTAACACTTGGCAGGGGTATCTCAGGGCAGACGGCCGCAAAGGTATCCGCAATGTAGTTGCCGTTGCTTATCTGGTGGAGTGCGCCCATTTTGTGGCGGATGAAATCTGCCGCGCATTTCCACGGGACGATGTCCATCTGATCGGCTTTCCAGGCTGTTTTCCCAACGACTACGCCCAGAAGATGATGGAAAAGCTATGCACCCACCCCAACGTCGGGGCTGTGGTGTTGGTCTCGCTGGGGTGCGAGAGTTTCAACCGGACAAGACTGGCAGAAATCATAGAAGCGAGCGATCGGCCGGTCGAAACCTTCGTCATTCAAAAATCGGGCGGCTCTGCTTCGACCATTCAAGCCGGACGCGACGCCGTCGCCCGCGCCAAACAGGTGATTGCCGGCGTGCCACGCGTTGCGATGAGTGTGTCCGATCTGGTTGTTGGAACCGTTTGCGGCGGGTCCGATGGCACCAGTGGCATTTCAGGCAATCCGGCGGCGGGACGTGTTTTCGACCGCCTTGTTTCGGAAGGCGCGGCCTGTATTTTCGAGGAAACGGGTGAGCTGATCGGCTGCGAACACATTATGGCCGACCGGGCGGTCACTCTAGAACTGGGGGAAGAGCTCAAAGCAGCCGTGGATAAGGCGGCGCGCTATTACGAAGTTCTTGGCTTTGGCAGTTTTGCCGCCGGTAATGCAACAGGCGGTCTTTCCACGATCGAAGAAAAGTCACTCGGAGCCTACGTAAAATCCGGCAATGCACCAATCAGCGGCATCATCAAGCCTGGTGACGAACCACCTTCAGGCGGACTGTTCCTGATGGATGTGGTGCCGGACGGCGATGTGCGTTTCGGTTTTCCCAACATATCCGACAACGCCGAGATCGTGGAAATGATGGCCAGCGGCGCCCATCTCACGTTGTTCATCACCGGCCGGGGATCCGTCGTCGGATCCGCTCTGGCTCCCGTGATCAAGATCTGCGCCAATCCGGACACCTACCGGGCGCTGGCAGGCGATATGGATGTCAATGCGGGCGCAATCATCGAGGGTGAACGAACACTCAACGAGGTGGCAAGCGAGATCTTCGACAAGATCCTTGCGACTGCGCAGGGTGAGCAAACCGCCTCTGAATCCCTCGGACATCAGGAATTCATTTTGACCTACAAGAGCTTTGAGCCAATTGGCCCGGCTTGCCTGCCGACGAAATAGAGTAAGGACCAAATATGACACGACTTGAGGGAAAGACCGTCCTGGCCACTGCCGCGGCACAAGGAATTGGCCGCGCTACCGTTGAACGCATGGCAGCTGAAGGCGCCCGTGTGATTGCGACCGACATCAATACCGAACCACTTCAGGGTGTCGATTGCCTGGACATCAGGCAATTGGACGTCACCGATCTTGAGGCGGTGACTACATTGGTCGGCGAGCTCGGCGAGATTGATGTGCTTTTTAACTGTGCCGGTGTCGTCCACGCAGGATCCATTTTGGAAGCAACACATGCGGATCTTGAATTTGCTTTCAATTTGAATGTGAAAGCCATGTTCGACACGATCCGGGCCGTTCTGCCGGGCATGATCGAGCGTGGAAACGGGTCGATCATCAACATCGCGTCCGTCGCCTCCTCAGTCATCGGTGTCCCGAACCGCTTCGTTTATGGCACAACCAAAGCCGCTGTCATCGGCTTGACCAAGGCTGTTGCCGCCGATCATGTCACGCAAGGCATTCGTTGCAATGCAATTTGCCCTGGGACCGTGGACAGCCCGTCCCTGCACGACCGTTTGCGCGCCACCGGAGACTATGAGCAGGCGTGGAAAGACTTCAATGCCCGGCAGAAAATGGGCCGTATCGGCAAGCCCGAAGAGATTGCGGCAGTGGCCTGTTATCTGGCCTCGGACGATGCCGCTTTTACGACCGGACAAGCCCTCAACATTGACGGTGGCTGGACTATCTAACTTTCTAAACAAACGGATGAATTAATGAAACTGCTACGTTACGGCCCGGCCGGCGCCGAAAAACCAGGACTGCTGGATAACGATGGCCGCATTCGCGATTTGAGCGGCTTTATAGAAGATCTCTCGGGCAATGCCCTGGCCGACATGTCCTGGCTTGAGGGTTTGGATGTTGATGCGCTGCCTCAGGTCGACGGAAACCCAAGGCTCGGTCCATGTGTTGCCGGGACCGGCAAGTTCATGTGTATCGGTCTCAATTACGCTGATCATGCTGCAGAAAGCGGAATGGATGTACCGTCTGAGCCCGTTCTCTTTATGAAAGCAACGTCTGCGATCTGTGGCCCCAATGATCCCATCATCATCCCCCGCGGATCCGTCAAAACCGACTGGGAGGTTGAGCTCGGCGTTGTGATCGGAAAAGCTGCGAAATATGTCGATGAAACCGATGCCCTGTCTCATGTTGCAGGCTACTGCGTCGTCAACGACGTTTCCGAGCGGGAATTTCAGATCGAACGCCAAGGGCAATGGGCCAAGGGAAAGGGCTGCGACAACTTCGGTCAAACCGGCCCGTGGCTGGTTACCCCGGATGAAATCGCAGACCCGCAGAACCTTTCCATGTGGCTCGACGTCAATGGCGAGCGCATGCAGGACGGGTCTACACAGACCATGGTCTATGGCGTTGCGCATCTCATCAGCTATCTGAGCCGCTTTTTTACGCTGCATCCGGGAGACATTATCTCCACAGGCACGCCTCCAGGCGTTGGTCTGGGGTTCAATCCGCCGCGGTACTTGAAAGCCGGCGACACGGTCGAGTTGGGCATCGAAGGTTTGGGCATCCAGCGCCAAACCTGTGTCGATGACGACTGATCATCTAGGACCTACGCCTTAGAGCCTAGTCTGACCGAATTGATGGGCTGGCTGAGACCGGCCCATCTTAGTTAACTGGCAAGCTGTGAAACGGATAACTTCCGGTGCTTTTCGTCCTTCAGAGTTGAAGGCAATAAAAGCCTGCTGTTATGCGTTGCTGACTTTCAATTCAGCGGAGCCGGTCGCTGAGTTTTGGTCCCCTAAAAAGCCCGACAAGTGGCTCCTCGGCGGAGTTATCTTGTCCATTATAATCGAGGTAAAAGGCGTTTTGGTCAGCATGAGGGTGAGCTTCCCCGCCGTTGGGCTGCATGGCTCTGCGGGCTCGCTCGCTCAAGCTTTTGATGTCATTGTTGAAAAACTCAATTGGATGTTGGGGTTTTATCCGGTCCATTGCGCCCTCCGCGTCGTTGCGAGGCACGCAAGCGAAGAGAGATGGATTTGGGCGATTTGCCCCCAGTCTGGAACTCCATGACGTCCGTCTCCTCCGGGGGCACCCCGCCCGGGTTTGAGTTTAAGAACGATGGCAGGTCTCCTGACTTACGGGTCGCTGCTTCCCTGAGCCTTCCCGGGATGTCCCAGTGGCCAGTTCAAGGTTGCTCGCCGCTCACAGTTGCGGGGGCAGTCACGGAATAAGCTTTTTTCATAGCCGCACCGTGTTCCCTTTTCATCTTGAACCAAAAACCTTTGACCCAAGAACCATCGCCGAAAGTGTCACTTTTCATCTGGACTATGTCAATCCATCCAAAGTGTTGAAAGCGACCCGGAGGCGGCAAAATGCGCCGCCTCCGTTCCTTTGCAAGTGTTAGCTAGCTGTGTCTTTGCCGAGAGCTTCGAGCAGCGTGCCGAGATTGTGCTGGAACATCGCCAGATAGCTGGTTGCCGGGCCGCCGCGCTCAGATAGAGCGTCGGAGAACAGACGGCCGCCGATCTCAATGCCCGTCTCGTCGGAAATCTGCTTCACAAGCGCCGGGCTGGTGATGTTTTCGACAAAGAGGGCCGCTGCGCCTTGTTCCTTCAGCTGGCCGATCAGGACAGCCAGGTCACGTGCTGACGGCTCAGCTTCCGTATCGATGCCAACAGGGGCAAGGAAGGTCAGACCATAGGCATCCGCCAGATACCCAAAGGCATCGTGGGCGGTGACGACGGTGCGGCGGTTTTCCGGCAGCGTTGACAGTTTCTCGCGGGTTTCCTTGTCGAGGGCCTCCAGCTTGGCGATGTAAGCGTCCGCGTTGGCTTTGAAATCAGCCGCATGATCCGGCATTGCCTTGCTCATCACACTGGCAATGTTCTGCACATAGACCATGCCGTTTGTCAGCGAGTTCCAGGCATGCGGGTCGGTTTCGCCGTCAACCTTCACCGGTGTTACACCTTCCGTCGCAATATGGACGGTCGCCTTTGTGCCGGATTCTTTGATCAATGTATCGGACCATGTTTCGAAACCGAGACCATTGACGAAGATGACGTCAGATTGAGCCACAGCCTTCGCATCAGCAACAGACGGTTGATAGACGTGCGCGTCGGCATCAGGGCCTACAATGGTGGTGACGCTGGCGTGATCGCCAACCACTTGTTCCACCATGTCACCCAGGATCGAGAAGCTGGCGACGATCTTGACGTCATCATGCGCGGCGGCCGGCAATGCTGCAAACATCAGGGATGTTGCAGCGAAGCCCGCAGCCAGTGTTTTCAAAAGGCTCATTGGGTACTCTCTTCAGTATAGGATTGTTCAATAGACAGGTTCTTTGCAGCAGACGGTTTGCGGAACCGGCCGCTGAAGCCGAGGGGCCCAAAGAGGGCCGAGATCACGAAGAAACCGCCAGCAACCAAAACAATGGCCGGGCCAGAAGGTGTTTCGGGAAAGAGGTAGGACAAGGTCAGTCCGATCCAGCAGCTTGCCAACGCAAACAGAAAACCAAGAACCAGCTGGCCTGTGATGGTGCTGGCCCAATAGCGGGCCGCCGTTGCCGGTAAGATCATCAGCCCAACGGCCATCAAAGTGCCGAGCGTTTTGAAGGCTGCGAGCAGGTTCAAGACCAGCAACAACATGAACCCCTGATCGACAATCCAGGGCCGCTTTGTCTGAGCTTCGAAGAAAATCGGATCGCAGGTGCTGACAATCAGCGGCCGCAAGAGCACCGCAAAAGCCACCAGAGTCACGGTGGCAACACCGCCGACCAGCATCATCGAGGCATCGTCAATGCCCAGGATCGAGCCAAAGAGGAAGCTTTTTAACGGCACGGCAGATCCGGCGGCCGACAGGATGAAGATCCCCGCCGCAAGTGCAATCAGGTACAGAGACGCCAGGCTGGCATCACTGCGCAGGATCGTTTTTCGCGCCAACAATGCGGTCAAAATGGCGACTCCGACACCAGCTATCAGCCCGCCGACCAGAAGCGACATCACAGACAAACCGGCAGCAACAAAGCCAATCACGATACCGGGCGTGATCGCATGGGCCATGGCTTCCCCCGCCAGCGAAAGCCGGCGCAGGACGAGAAAGGCGCCGATTGGGGCGACGGACGCTGACAGCACCGTGGTCGCCACGAAAGCGCGCCGCATGAAGGCAAAGCTCCACATTTCGGCAAACAGCTCAAACATGGGCGCGCTCCTGTTGCTGTGCCGGTCCCCGAAACATCCAG
Proteins encoded:
- a CDS encoding metal ABC transporter substrate-binding protein, which codes for MSLLKTLAAGFAATSLMFAALPAAAHDDVKIVASFSILGDMVEQVVGDHASVTTIVGPDADAHVYQPSVADAKAVAQSDVIFVNGLGFETWSDTLIKESGTKATVHIATEGVTPVKVDGETDPHAWNSLTNGMVYVQNIASVMSKAMPDHAADFKANADAYIAKLEALDKETREKLSTLPENRRTVVTAHDAFGYLADAYGLTFLAPVGIDTEAEPSARDLAVLIGQLKEQGAAALFVENITSPALVKQISDETGIEIGGRLFSDALSERGGPATSYLAMFQHNLGTLLEALGKDTAS
- a CDS encoding metal ABC transporter permease, with protein sequence MFELFAEMWSFAFMRRAFVATTVLSASVAPIGAFLVLRRLSLAGEAMAHAITPGIVIGFVAAGLSVMSLLVGGLIAGVGVAILTALLARKTILRSDASLASLYLIALAAGIFILSAAGSAVPLKSFLFGSILGIDDASMMLVGGVATVTLVAFAVLLRPLIVSTCDPIFFEAQTKRPWIVDQGFMLLLVLNLLAAFKTLGTLMAVGLMILPATAARYWASTITGQLVLGFLFALASCWIGLTLSYLFPETPSGPAIVLVAGGFFVISALFGPLGFSGRFRKPSAAKNLSIEQSYTEESTQ
- a CDS encoding TRAP transporter small permease; this translates as MTDTHAPPDIDFETLASEDDDHFKSYRIFAADYVLIAVFAMLFGVVFLQFFTRYILNDSVSWTEEAARYLLILLSFAGAIRCQVMGSNIALEFVDKYYGRAITFVHLFALAATIVLFAVLAWSALDLIQRTAFQNMVSLPFPKYYLYATVMGLVLVNLCVMAAQLARRTLAIKAS
- a CDS encoding TRAP transporter large permease, yielding MALTLLFGTLFALMILRVPIAFSLALSSFVYILYEGLPPVLLMHTMVNGMDSFPLLSIPFFILAGALMNSAGITARIFGFARAVVGWLHGGLGHVNVGASIIFAGMSGAAVADAGGLGAIEIKAMREAGYDDDFSVGITAASSTIGPIIPPSLPLVIFGVMASVSIGKLFVAGIVPGLLMAFSLSAMIWWMARTRNYPRDVAFSPKTIATRFRAAFLPLMTPVIIVGGIVSGAFTPTEAAICAAAYALLLGIVVYRSLDARKLAVISLETIETTAAIMMIVGAATVFAWILTANQVAAHFAELVLSFTDNKAVVLLLIMGLVLLVGLFMETIAAISILVPVLMPIAAQFGIDPVHLGIIVILNLMLGLLTPPVGMVLFVLARVSKIPFEDCVRATLPFLVPLLAVLLLLTFVPGLVLWLPNLLYGS
- a CDS encoding fumarylacetoacetate hydrolase family protein, encoding MKLLRYGPAGAEKPGLLDNDGRIRDLSGFIEDLSGNALADMSWLEGLDVDALPQVDGNPRLGPCVAGTGKFMCIGLNYADHAAESGMDVPSEPVLFMKATSAICGPNDPIIIPRGSVKTDWEVELGVVIGKAAKYVDETDALSHVAGYCVVNDVSEREFQIERQGQWAKGKGCDNFGQTGPWLVTPDEIADPQNLSMWLDVNGERMQDGSTQTMVYGVAHLISYLSRFFTLHPGDIISTGTPPGVGLGFNPPRYLKAGDTVELGIEGLGIQRQTCVDDD
- a CDS encoding UxaA family hydrolase, whose translation is MTNTWQGYLRADGRKGIRNVVAVAYLVECAHFVADEICRAFPRDDVHLIGFPGCFPNDYAQKMMEKLCTHPNVGAVVLVSLGCESFNRTRLAEIIEASDRPVETFVIQKSGGSASTIQAGRDAVARAKQVIAGVPRVAMSVSDLVVGTVCGGSDGTSGISGNPAAGRVFDRLVSEGAACIFEETGELIGCEHIMADRAVTLELGEELKAAVDKAARYYEVLGFGSFAAGNATGGLSTIEEKSLGAYVKSGNAPISGIIKPGDEPPSGGLFLMDVVPDGDVRFGFPNISDNAEIVEMMASGAHLTLFITGRGSVVGSALAPVIKICANPDTYRALAGDMDVNAGAIIEGERTLNEVASEIFDKILATAQGEQTASESLGHQEFILTYKSFEPIGPACLPTK
- a CDS encoding SDR family oxidoreductase, which produces MTRLEGKTVLATAAAQGIGRATVERMAAEGARVIATDINTEPLQGVDCLDIRQLDVTDLEAVTTLVGELGEIDVLFNCAGVVHAGSILEATHADLEFAFNLNVKAMFDTIRAVLPGMIERGNGSIINIASVASSVIGVPNRFVYGTTKAAVIGLTKAVAADHVTQGIRCNAICPGTVDSPSLHDRLRATGDYEQAWKDFNARQKMGRIGKPEEIAAVACYLASDDAAFTTGQALNIDGGWTI
- a CDS encoding mandelate racemase/muconate lactonizing enzyme family protein, yielding MARIACVEILMVDLKPKVLRTDATQSFVSQETPLVRITDTDGAVGVGYTYTIGTGGPSVVALLQNTLAPRLIGQEADAIQAIWRDMLLSTHATAVGAITSLAMAAVDTALWDLRCKRANLPLWILAGGARESVPLYTTEGGWLHIEPNALIEDALEVQAKGFLGSKIKIGKPHLSEDRARLQALRTAVGPDYEIMVDANQSFNLSEAIRRARMLEDFNIGWFEEPLPADDVGAHAQLAAQTTVPIAVGESMYSLSQFKDYLSAGAASVVQADVARVGGITPWLKIAHLAEAYNIAICPHFLMELHVSLVCAVQNARWLEYIPQLDLIAPQSMRIDAGRAYPSQEPGLGINWDWDAIAHETVMSPVEIMEAA
- a CDS encoding UxaA family hydrolase, which produces MKQTEKLICLHDADNVLVALGAVEPGVVDLANGEQITLTTAVTLGHKVALMPIPSGALVVKYGMPIGIATKDIAVGEHVHVHNIASRYTATHYRDDDAGLNND